The following are from one region of the candidate division WWE3 bacterium genome:
- a CDS encoding VanW family protein, with protein sequence MIRRFGFIFLGFLLTTPFIAYAIFNFYYAGKIIPGVYFGQTNLGGKSVAQSLDIINRTYDTASPSSALTFGDKNFPVTAADIDFTYNALKTAEMAYNVGRSGDFISELITKWQVARHLRIIKPIYSYNSEKLSKIITNVSLQLAKPAHDASFSFDSGTFTITSENSGWIISEDSVKSQLLSKWSKFDYSDITLPLIASKPQIYQADLQAINDAVSTKVTTLTKVTFNNKSWSLTPGQLLHFLTFTKSPGNVTVSANTTVITDYLTTIAADLNADSRGEVFKTDNNKVVDFKPSQPGYELKVTESAAAIAQALELTTTPKSVALVVNTTPAPKSGNEYGINELIGEGTSNFYGSIPGRIHNIDVASGRISGALIPPNTEISFNNLVGEVSAATGYDEAYIISDGRTILGTGGGLCQVSTTLFRAALNAGLPIISRTAHAYRVHYYEPPVGLDATVYNPGVDLVFRNDTPNYILIQREIDINKNFLGFQIFGTSDGRLVAMNGPVVTNNQPAPATLYQDDPTLPKGTTLQTDFSASGADVTFYRKVTRAGSVLQDDTFVSHYQPWRAIFNVGTKE encoded by the coding sequence GTGATCCGTCGATTCGGATTTATATTCCTCGGCTTTCTTTTAACCACTCCGTTTATAGCCTACGCTATCTTTAATTTTTATTACGCTGGAAAAATTATACCAGGAGTCTATTTTGGCCAAACAAATCTTGGTGGTAAGTCCGTAGCTCAAAGTTTAGATATTATCAATCGCACTTATGATACCGCTTCCCCAAGCTCAGCTTTAACTTTCGGCGACAAGAATTTTCCGGTAACCGCGGCCGACATAGACTTTACATATAACGCTCTGAAGACTGCCGAAATGGCTTACAACGTTGGTCGTAGTGGTGATTTTATATCTGAGTTAATTACTAAATGGCAAGTGGCTAGGCATTTACGAATTATTAAACCTATCTATTCATATAATAGTGAGAAATTGTCGAAAATAATTACTAATGTATCGTTGCAATTAGCTAAACCGGCTCACGACGCCAGCTTTAGTTTTGACTCCGGGACATTTACTATTACTTCCGAAAATAGCGGTTGGATTATCTCTGAAGACTCCGTCAAATCCCAGCTATTAAGTAAATGGTCCAAGTTTGATTATTCAGATATCACTTTGCCTCTAATTGCATCAAAGCCCCAGATTTACCAAGCTGACCTGCAAGCGATTAACGATGCTGTGTCGACTAAAGTTACAACACTAACTAAAGTTACTTTCAATAATAAAAGTTGGTCTTTAACGCCGGGTCAATTGTTGCACTTTCTAACTTTTACCAAGTCACCAGGTAATGTCACCGTCTCCGCTAATACCACTGTTATCACTGATTACTTAACGACAATTGCCGCAGACCTTAACGCTGATAGTCGGGGCGAAGTCTTTAAAACAGATAATAATAAAGTAGTTGACTTTAAACCCTCTCAGCCGGGTTACGAGTTAAAAGTGACAGAATCGGCGGCGGCAATTGCGCAAGCCTTAGAGTTGACGACAACGCCGAAGTCTGTCGCTCTGGTCGTCAACACTACGCCAGCCCCCAAAAGCGGCAATGAATATGGTATCAACGAATTAATTGGAGAGGGGACTTCAAATTTTTATGGCAGTATCCCGGGGAGAATTCATAATATTGACGTCGCCTCTGGTCGGATCAGTGGGGCTTTAATTCCGCCGAACACCGAAATCTCGTTTAATAATCTGGTCGGTGAGGTGAGCGCGGCGACCGGCTATGACGAAGCTTATATTATCTCTGACGGTCGGACGATACTCGGTACTGGGGGCGGTCTTTGCCAAGTATCGACGACTCTTTTTCGGGCGGCTTTAAATGCCGGGCTTCCAATCATTAGTCGCACGGCTCACGCGTATCGTGTTCACTATTACGAACCGCCTGTAGGACTAGATGCGACGGTCTACAATCCAGGCGTCGATCTAGTCTTTAGGAATGACACGCCGAACTACATTTTAATTCAGCGAGAAATTGACATTAATAAAAACTTTTTGGGTTTCCAGATTTTTGGAACTTCAGACGGTCGCTTGGTTGCTATGAACGGTCCTGTCGTCACCAATAATCAACCGGCTCCGGCCACTTTATATCAAGACGATCCGACTTTACCAAAAGGGACGACTTTACAAACTGACTTTAGCGCCTCGGGCGCCGATGTCACCTTTTACCGCAAAGTTACTCGCGCGGGTTCCGTCCTCCAAGACGATACTTTTGTGAGTCACTACCAACCCTGGCGGGCAATTTTTAACGTCGGGACGAAAGAGTAG
- a CDS encoding HypC/HybG/HupF family hydrogenase formation chaperone — MCLAIPGKILNVEGQRVTVAYPGQTRDALAGGEDVKVGDFVMVQMGVVVKILTAKDAAIARSAWEVRT, encoded by the coding sequence ATGTGCCTTGCAATTCCTGGGAAGATTCTAAATGTTGAAGGCCAGCGGGTGACGGTCGCCTATCCGGGTCAAACGCGCGACGCCCTAGCTGGTGGAGAAGATGTTAAAGTTGGAGATTTTGTAATGGTACAGATGGGGGTGGTTGTTAAAATCTTGACGGCAAAGGATGCGGCGATTGCCCGTTCTGCTTGGGAGGTGCGGACGTGA
- a CDS encoding Ni/Fe hydrogenase subunit alpha: protein MHQEEITIENITKIEGTAGLNVTVTDGKVTDLKFIIKDYRRFYTEAVKGKPIVAAPAFLSRICGTCSVAHTFAAIKALEKSQGIEVSEQTKLLRRLAYDGLMIRDHALHLYFFVLPDVLGIDSILDISDDHDDPAHTLLHDSFDIKKLGSDITDAIIGAAIHAPYPTVGGFLKLPDQSKFADLITRLERIRPQVIRGIKTFAEYPATLTRNSDYLALRNDKQYDFLNGEIINSSGKKVPEKQFHDFLKSVVIPYSQAEGYVFSDSHEDYLVGSLARINFNKDLLNPLVKAEANEYLGLFPSNNIYHNNLAQAIEILQCVEDALSILKTLKIVDEKPIRKPPQAGIGVGVVEAPRGTLYHMAKVNGSGIIEDYDVIVPTAQNQINIENDLKKYFNENLSKDRKILKLEAEKIIRAYDPCMSCATNFLKIEWTDE from the coding sequence ATGCATCAAGAAGAAATCACGATTGAAAATATCACAAAGATTGAGGGCACTGCGGGCCTGAATGTAACTGTCACTGACGGCAAAGTTACGGATCTTAAATTTATAATTAAAGATTACCGTCGTTTTTATACCGAAGCCGTAAAGGGTAAACCAATTGTGGCCGCCCCGGCGTTTCTATCGCGAATTTGTGGCACTTGTTCCGTGGCCCATACTTTTGCCGCCATTAAAGCTCTAGAAAAATCACAGGGTATTGAAGTTTCGGAGCAAACAAAGCTCCTGCGACGTCTCGCTTACGACGGTCTGATGATTAGAGACCATGCCCTTCACCTTTACTTTTTCGTTCTACCAGACGTTCTTGGCATCGATTCAATTTTGGACATCTCCGACGATCACGATGACCCGGCCCACACTCTTCTTCACGATTCTTTCGATATAAAAAAATTGGGATCAGATATTACAGACGCCATAATTGGCGCCGCTATTCATGCTCCCTACCCTACCGTTGGTGGCTTCCTTAAACTTCCGGACCAATCCAAGTTCGCGGATCTGATCACCCGTTTGGAAAGAATTCGACCCCAAGTCATCCGTGGTATTAAAACCTTCGCGGAGTACCCTGCGACTCTCACCCGCAACTCCGACTACCTAGCTCTTCGAAATGACAAGCAGTACGATTTTCTAAACGGCGAAATCATTAACTCTAGCGGTAAGAAAGTCCCAGAAAAGCAGTTTCACGATTTTCTAAAATCGGTAGTTATTCCCTATTCTCAAGCCGAGGGCTACGTCTTTTCCGACAGTCATGAAGATTATTTAGTGGGGTCCTTAGCCCGAATAAATTTCAATAAAGATTTACTGAATCCACTAGTGAAAGCGGAAGCTAATGAATACTTAGGACTCTTCCCCTCAAATAATATTTACCATAATAATTTAGCTCAAGCGATTGAAATTTTACAATGTGTGGAAGACGCCTTAAGTATTCTGAAGACTTTAAAAATAGTTGATGAAAAACCGATCCGAAAACCGCCTCAAGCCGGTATTGGTGTGGGTGTCGTTGAGGCCCCTCGCGGCACGCTCTACCACATGGCTAAAGTGAACGGCTCTGGAATAATTGAAGATTATGATGTTATAGTTCCCACAGCCCAAAATCAAATAAATATCGAAAATGATTTAAAGAAATATTTTAACGAGAATTTAAGTAAAGATCGTAAAATTTTAAAATTAGAAGCCGAAAAAATTATTCGAGCCTATGACCCATGCATGTCTTGTGCCACTAACTTTTTAAAAATCGAATGGACCGACGAGTAA
- a CDS encoding DUF6390 family protein, protein MDNKALGLLVRFALSAKCSSEINTQLLLDCIKTGNYTGVETELKKFKFLYSYLRLISEVFVTSPFTYEVARAYCFGDSRLTKFEHFHFLRLLQIYKEQGVKPQLIDRLRTNLLNKFVPHHDQKVLHADVILVGLTGTEATDAANKCLVREGTVTDILNGFVTLTLRSVNHVGGTFKPKTLTEELLVARCFVSGIKVGDTVAVHGGYIIAILTKEEKKKIEDALKLVLKSF, encoded by the coding sequence ATGGACAATAAAGCCTTAGGATTATTAGTAAGATTCGCACTGTCGGCCAAGTGCTCATCGGAGATTAATACGCAGCTGCTTCTAGACTGTATAAAAACCGGTAATTACACAGGAGTAGAAACCGAACTTAAAAAATTTAAGTTTCTTTACTCCTATTTACGCTTAATCTCTGAAGTGTTTGTTACTTCGCCATTTACTTACGAAGTGGCACGTGCCTACTGCTTTGGAGACAGCAGACTAACAAAATTCGAACATTTCCACTTTTTAAGGCTACTGCAGATATATAAGGAGCAAGGAGTAAAACCACAACTCATCGATAGGCTTCGAACAAATTTACTAAATAAATTTGTACCCCACCACGACCAAAAGGTGCTACATGCCGACGTTATTTTGGTTGGATTAACTGGAACCGAGGCGACAGATGCAGCCAATAAATGTCTGGTCCGTGAAGGAACGGTTACGGATATTTTGAATGGATTTGTTACGTTAACTTTGCGCTCGGTAAACCACGTCGGAGGTACATTCAAACCGAAGACTTTGACTGAAGAGTTGCTGGTAGCTCGTTGTTTCGTAAGCGGAATTAAGGTTGGTGACACTGTGGCAGTTCATGGCGGATACATTATCGCTATTTTAACAAAAGAGGAGAAGAAAAAGATTGAAGACGCCTTAAAGTTGGTACTTAAGTCGTTTTAA
- a CDS encoding ferredoxin produces MEDRVVQVGKYKLQVIRSLCIGAASCLAVSPDTFTLDGENKAVISEKSGDSPENLLLAAQSCPTKAIIITDETGKIVWPLN; encoded by the coding sequence ATGGAAGATAGAGTGGTGCAAGTGGGAAAATATAAGTTGCAAGTCATTCGAAGTTTGTGCATTGGGGCGGCTTCTTGTCTGGCGGTTTCTCCCGACACCTTTACGCTTGATGGTGAGAATAAAGCGGTCATTTCGGAAAAAAGTGGGGACAGTCCTGAAAACTTGCTACTCGCAGCTCAGTCCTGTCCCACCAAGGCCATTATCATTACCGACGAAACTGGTAAAATCGTTTGGCCTTTAAATTAA
- a CDS encoding thiamine pyrophosphate-dependent enzyme, with the protein MTSLKDLTTPYFPNWCPGCGNLTIWAAFKNACVAKGWDNTNSVLVAGIGCHGHIVNFTKITSFEGLHGRALPVAEGVKYVNNRLNVFVFTGDGDMLGEGGNHFIHACRRNHDLTVLLHDNAIYALTTGQTSPASQHGFKSKSTPAGNPDYPFPPLALAIASGATFVARGFSGDIHGLTDLIIQANEHRGLAVIDILQPCVTFNNVCTHQFYQQNTYQLPADYDHTNKITAFNKALEWGEKQIPLGLIYKEVKATAESQVPQISSQTLVSRQPTKPDLSKLFSKYY; encoded by the coding sequence ATGACTTCTCTTAAAGATTTAACCACGCCATATTTTCCCAATTGGTGCCCGGGGTGTGGGAACTTAACCATTTGGGCCGCTTTTAAAAATGCCTGCGTTGCAAAAGGTTGGGATAATACCAATTCGGTACTCGTCGCGGGGATTGGTTGCCATGGCCACATCGTCAATTTTACGAAAATAACCTCTTTTGAGGGTTTACATGGTCGAGCTTTGCCCGTTGCCGAAGGGGTTAAATACGTCAATAATCGCTTGAACGTCTTCGTGTTCACTGGAGATGGCGACATGCTGGGGGAAGGTGGCAACCATTTTATTCACGCCTGCCGTCGGAATCATGATCTGACTGTGTTACTTCACGATAACGCCATTTACGCCTTAACCACTGGGCAAACTTCACCGGCCTCACAACACGGCTTTAAATCTAAATCAACACCTGCTGGAAATCCCGATTATCCGTTTCCACCTTTAGCTTTAGCGATTGCCTCCGGGGCAACGTTTGTGGCGCGTGGTTTTTCCGGTGATATTCATGGCTTAACGGATTTAATTATTCAAGCCAACGAACATAGAGGACTGGCAGTAATCGATATTTTGCAACCCTGCGTAACATTTAATAATGTTTGTACTCATCAGTTTTATCAGCAAAATACTTACCAATTACCGGCAGATTATGATCACACTAATAAAATCACGGCTTTTAATAAAGCTTTAGAATGGGGCGAAAAGCAGATACCACTTGGCCTAATTTACAAAGAAGTAAAAGCCACCGCGGAATCGCAAGTGCCTCAAATTTCGTCTCAGACATTAGTATCGCGTCAACCGACGAAACCAGATTTAAGTAAACTGTTTTCAAAGTATTATTAA
- a CDS encoding 2-oxoacid:acceptor oxidoreductase subunit alpha, with protein MYSQNIYTIKIGGEAGQGIKSTGLIFAKLATRSGYHIYTHTEYGSLIKGGHNMMQINISKDSVTAPRLATDFLIAFNQETINRYGGELASGSQIVIDIDRKLDLTKIAKEVVVCQAPLSRLAREIGSNELIANMVALGVTAALLGGDLTILKEVIFKNFSGGEVAGDLKAAQLGYDYATKNFSKNLGTVLTSVKDAPQRMVVNGNEALALGAIAGGLQFAAIYPMTPITGLLSVLASLQNEYGFIYKQPEDEIAAINMAIGASYAGARALTATSGGGFCLMTEGLGLAAMAETPLVIIEGMRPGPATCLPTWTSQGDLQFVLHAHQGEFPRIVLAAGDVTEAFNLTKQALDLASKYQTPVILLVDKTLCENDHSVAAAAMEDFAGLNSLSTVPVDTNYQRYAVTDSGISPRALPGSGNFFVTNSDEHNEIGFSSEEALNHVAQTKKRQQKEITCAKEDMPDPELLGPKDADVTLVSWGSNKGAIIETLKNFDNVNFLHLTWLSPFPVEAVCDILSRSKHIIDVECNYTAQLAALIREKTGIEISDQFLKYDGRPIYPEEITAKIDSVLSKKL; from the coding sequence ATGTATAGTCAAAATATCTACACAATTAAAATTGGTGGTGAAGCAGGGCAGGGCATTAAGTCGACCGGTTTAATTTTTGCAAAGTTAGCGACGCGCTCCGGTTACCATATTTATACCCACACCGAATACGGGTCGCTCATAAAAGGCGGGCACAATATGATGCAGATCAATATCTCGAAAGATTCGGTCACCGCGCCGCGCCTAGCTACTGATTTTTTAATCGCTTTTAATCAGGAAACGATTAATCGTTATGGAGGAGAACTCGCGTCTGGGTCACAAATTGTCATCGATATCGATCGAAAGTTGGATCTCACAAAAATAGCTAAAGAGGTAGTTGTTTGCCAAGCACCACTTTCGAGGTTGGCTCGCGAGATAGGTAGTAACGAGCTGATTGCCAATATGGTGGCTTTGGGAGTGACGGCGGCCTTGCTTGGTGGCGACTTAACGATTCTGAAAGAAGTTATTTTTAAAAACTTTTCGGGTGGGGAGGTGGCGGGTGACTTGAAAGCGGCGCAATTGGGCTACGATTATGCGACTAAGAATTTTTCTAAGAATTTAGGAACGGTCTTAACTTCCGTCAAAGATGCTCCACAAAGAATGGTCGTTAATGGCAATGAGGCCTTGGCTTTAGGGGCAATTGCCGGGGGTCTGCAATTCGCGGCGATTTACCCGATGACTCCGATCACTGGACTTCTGTCTGTTCTTGCATCACTACAGAATGAGTATGGTTTTATTTACAAGCAGCCGGAAGACGAAATTGCGGCTATTAATATGGCGATTGGAGCTTCTTATGCCGGGGCGCGGGCGCTCACTGCAACTTCCGGTGGGGGTTTTTGTTTAATGACTGAAGGACTGGGCCTCGCGGCGATGGCGGAGACGCCACTCGTCATCATCGAAGGAATGCGTCCGGGTCCCGCGACCTGTCTTCCTACGTGGACTAGTCAAGGCGATTTGCAATTTGTGCTACATGCTCATCAAGGCGAGTTTCCAAGAATTGTTCTAGCTGCTGGTGATGTCACTGAAGCTTTTAATCTCACTAAACAAGCGCTGGATTTAGCCAGTAAATACCAAACACCGGTGATTCTGCTGGTTGATAAGACTTTATGTGAGAATGATCACTCCGTCGCCGCGGCGGCTATGGAGGATTTCGCCGGGCTCAACTCGCTATCTACAGTCCCTGTTGATACTAATTATCAGCGTTACGCTGTCACAGATTCTGGAATTTCACCAAGAGCCCTTCCGGGGAGCGGTAATTTCTTTGTCACAAATTCTGATGAGCATAACGAAATTGGATTTTCTAGCGAAGAAGCTTTAAATCATGTTGCGCAGACTAAAAAACGTCAGCAGAAAGAAATTACTTGTGCTAAAGAGGACATGCCGGATCCGGAATTGCTAGGTCCGAAAGACGCTGATGTCACATTGGTTTCTTGGGGAAGCAACAAAGGGGCGATAATAGAGACTCTTAAAAATTTTGATAATGTTAACTTTTTACATTTAACTTGGCTAAGTCCTTTCCCAGTCGAAGCGGTTTGCGATATTTTGTCGAGATCGAAACATATTATTGATGTCGAATGTAATTATACTGCTCAACTCGCTGCTTTAATTCGCGAAAAAACCGGTATTGAAATTTCGGATCAGTTTTTAAAATATGACGGCCGGCCAATTTATCCTGAAGAAATTACCGCTAAGATTGATTCTGTGCTATCAAAAAAATTATGA
- a CDS encoding acetate--CoA ligase family protein produces the protein MDLTALFCPKSVAIIGASETPEKVGAIVLKNIIDSGFKGQIYPINPKLQKIGNLPCFADIKTLPEVPELAIIAIPTLLALEVMVQIGEAGIKNVVIYTAGFKEVGDEGAKLEKQLLEIAQKYQLNVLGPNCFGYVNNDCPINTTFGETYSQTGNLRFISQSGAIAASLFDWCKSQQLGFSDFITLGNKAVVTENDVLRYFQKSESRAPIGMYLESIANGPEFLKVTSEITKTIPVFIIKPGKTQAAATAMKSHTGSIAGSDSILEVALKEAGVIRAQTMEDFFDLSRAFSWSKFPEGPKVAIISNAGGPAVICADAASEAGMELVHFDEATRQKLLDVLPRSASIQNPIDLLGDALADRFAAASEIILQTNNIDSLVVILTPQIMTQIAQTAEALGKLPKKYQKPIFCSFIGGTLVAEGEQKLNEYQIPSFRFPERAIAAIGAMWEFRKRQLTVGSRLPTSEVTELSDEISTQVEKIIESAVKAEQPALDNLAANNVLSLAGIPTPPTSTVTSLSDASQLATKIGYPVVLKLSSPGLLHKRKIGGVIVNINNEGQLESAWSELTRKISSLDDDIKENVGIQIQKEVVSGVEVIIGVKRDPTFGPVLLFGAGGSLAELVADRNLHLLPIDRSHAENLVKGSKVWSLLKESEGVPAHALEKLYDVLVRLSQLIAIMPEVTDIEINPVIVTLNDVWAVDGKVILQPRQIVGPKFKTATVISHVVEANKYHYFELETVEPFSFQPGQYVSVKVASDRINCYSIAGTTASNRFNLLVDTSPGGPGSKFFAALKASDKLAFLGPLGTFTLKPEDGASKLLFVATGSGLAPLKCQIEAVLKSNPEQSVTLFLGLNSSTEVFLKDWFEKMVSTYQNFKYRIVVNKPEVTWKGDTGFVTEYVARDLQDVKNCAVYLCGNKNMIAAVSQVMLDHGCQAARIYTEKY, from the coding sequence GTGGATTTAACTGCCCTATTCTGCCCAAAATCTGTCGCTATTATTGGCGCCTCAGAAACGCCCGAAAAAGTGGGGGCGATTGTCCTTAAAAACATTATTGACTCTGGTTTTAAGGGCCAGATTTACCCCATTAATCCTAAACTTCAAAAAATCGGAAATTTGCCGTGTTTTGCCGACATTAAAACTTTACCTGAAGTTCCTGAGTTGGCGATTATTGCTATCCCCACTTTACTGGCACTTGAGGTTATGGTTCAGATTGGGGAAGCTGGAATTAAAAATGTCGTCATTTACACGGCGGGCTTTAAAGAGGTTGGTGATGAGGGTGCGAAGTTAGAGAAACAGCTTCTAGAAATCGCTCAAAAATATCAATTGAATGTTTTGGGTCCAAATTGTTTTGGTTACGTTAACAATGATTGCCCAATTAACACCACTTTCGGCGAAACTTATTCACAAACTGGAAATCTGCGGTTCATTTCGCAATCGGGAGCGATTGCTGCGAGTCTTTTTGATTGGTGTAAATCGCAACAACTTGGTTTTAGTGATTTTATAACTTTGGGGAATAAAGCGGTGGTTACCGAAAATGATGTTTTACGTTATTTTCAGAAGAGTGAGTCGAGGGCTCCGATAGGAATGTATTTAGAGTCGATTGCTAACGGTCCAGAATTTCTAAAGGTGACGTCAGAAATTACAAAAACTATACCAGTTTTCATTATTAAGCCTGGGAAGACTCAAGCGGCGGCAACGGCAATGAAATCACATACGGGCTCTATTGCCGGTAGCGATTCTATTTTAGAGGTGGCCTTAAAAGAGGCTGGCGTTATTCGGGCTCAAACAATGGAAGACTTTTTTGACTTATCCCGGGCCTTTTCCTGGTCTAAATTCCCAGAGGGACCAAAAGTTGCAATTATTTCTAATGCTGGGGGACCAGCGGTGATTTGCGCCGACGCTGCCTCAGAAGCGGGAATGGAGCTTGTCCATTTTGATGAGGCTACTCGTCAAAAGCTTTTGGACGTTTTGCCAAGGTCGGCGAGTATTCAAAATCCAATTGATCTTTTAGGGGATGCGTTGGCAGATCGCTTTGCAGCAGCCTCCGAGATTATTCTACAAACAAATAATATTGACTCGTTAGTTGTCATATTAACTCCCCAAATTATGACGCAAATTGCGCAAACAGCGGAAGCTTTAGGGAAGTTACCCAAAAAATATCAGAAACCGATTTTTTGCTCGTTTATTGGGGGCACATTGGTGGCCGAGGGGGAGCAAAAATTAAACGAATACCAGATCCCGTCCTTTCGTTTTCCAGAGCGAGCCATTGCTGCCATCGGAGCCATGTGGGAGTTTAGAAAGCGGCAATTAACCGTAGGTTCTAGGCTTCCGACTTCCGAGGTTACCGAACTTTCAGATGAAATATCAACTCAAGTTGAGAAGATTATCGAGTCTGCAGTAAAAGCCGAGCAACCGGCTCTTGATAATTTGGCAGCCAATAACGTGTTGTCACTGGCTGGAATTCCAACACCGCCAACATCCACAGTGACGTCACTTTCTGACGCCAGCCAACTAGCCACCAAGATTGGTTACCCGGTCGTCTTAAAATTGTCGTCGCCGGGCCTTCTGCATAAACGAAAAATTGGTGGTGTTATCGTCAACATTAATAACGAAGGACAGTTGGAAAGTGCTTGGTCAGAACTCACACGTAAGATCTCAAGTCTCGACGATGATATTAAGGAAAATGTGGGAATTCAGATTCAAAAGGAAGTGGTAAGTGGGGTGGAGGTAATTATTGGCGTCAAACGTGACCCGACCTTCGGACCGGTACTGCTGTTTGGGGCTGGTGGGTCACTCGCTGAACTAGTCGCTGATCGAAATCTTCATTTGTTGCCAATTGACCGGTCACACGCCGAAAACTTAGTTAAAGGTTCTAAAGTTTGGTCACTACTTAAGGAAAGTGAAGGAGTGCCTGCGCATGCTTTGGAGAAACTTTATGACGTGCTGGTGAGGCTCAGTCAACTAATAGCAATAATGCCGGAGGTTACCGACATTGAGATCAATCCGGTTATTGTAACTTTGAATGACGTATGGGCGGTGGACGGTAAAGTGATTTTACAGCCACGTCAAATCGTCGGGCCAAAGTTCAAGACAGCGACAGTCATTAGCCACGTCGTTGAAGCTAACAAGTATCATTATTTTGAGCTGGAAACCGTGGAACCGTTTAGTTTTCAACCTGGTCAATATGTTAGCGTCAAGGTTGCCAGTGACCGAATTAATTGCTATTCGATTGCGGGCACAACAGCTTCAAATAGATTTAATCTACTCGTTGATACTTCACCTGGCGGACCAGGCTCTAAGTTTTTTGCGGCTCTTAAAGCCTCCGATAAGCTCGCTTTTCTTGGTCCTTTGGGAACCTTCACTTTAAAGCCTGAAGACGGCGCTTCAAAACTACTTTTTGTGGCGACGGGATCAGGGTTGGCTCCACTAAAATGCCAGATTGAGGCGGTTTTAAAATCAAATCCAGAGCAATCGGTTACTTTATTCTTAGGTCTAAATAGTTCAACGGAAGTTTTCTTAAAGGATTGGTTTGAGAAAATGGTTAGTACATATCAAAACTTTAAGTATCGAATCGTGGTTAATAAACCGGAAGTGACTTGGAAAGGTGACACCGGTTTCGTAACCGAGTACGTTGCTCGAGATTTACAGGACGTTAAAAATTGCGCTGTTTATTTATGCGGGAATAAAAATATGATTGCGGCGGTTTCTCAAGTAATGCTCGATCACGGTTGCCAAGCCGCCAGGATTTACACGGAGAAGTATTGA